The Shewanella algae DNA segment GCCAGTTTCATGGTCTCGAGCATTTTCTCGGCCAGGGCCGCCAAAGGTTCATCGAACAGTTGAATCGGCTGGGCAGCCTGCCCCAGAATACGTTCTCCGTAGGTTGCTATGGCTAACATCCTTATCCCCCTTTATTCGACTCAGTAGTGAGGCGGCGGCGTTTCTTCCGATTGAGACGCGATATTGCTCGGTTCTACCGCTTTGAGTTTACTGATTAACAACTGGATCTGAAACTGCTGCTCGGCCACTACCTTATTGAGTTCGAAAATCTCCTGACTCAATTCTTCCAGTGTGGCTTCCTGAAATGACAGCTTGGTTTCGAGCTCTTCGATCCTGTCCGGGATTGCTTGCATTACTTACCTCTGTGTTGGCGCCGACCAGCGTTCCAGCAAGCTGGCACTGCTGATACTCTGAAGTTGGCCGTTGTCGGATTCAGACACTGAGTATACTACGGCGCTTTGGGGCAAAGGCTTTTTTGGCAGTGAAACTTGCCAGTTGGCGACTTTTTTCCCCGAATCGACCTGCCACAGACTCAATTCTCTGGCCGGCGTACCGGTCAACAAGGCCTGCTCCTGTTGGATAAAGCGCGCTGCCGAAAAGTTCATTTGCCGCCGGACTATCGCCAGCGAGCTGGCCAGTTTCCCTGAGTCATTGTGCCAAATGTCGGCATTGCCGGTACTGTCGGACACTAAACTAAGGTTACCGCTGCGGCTGAGGGCAACCTTCAGTACCCTGGAGTCCATCTGCCAGCGCCTCAGTACCTGAGCATCCTGGGTGCGCCACAGCAGGGCGGTGGCATCGTTGGCGCCGGTCAATGCCAGGCGGCCATCGGCAGAGAGGGCAACGCTGTTGACCTTTTCGCTGTGGCCAAGAAATTTCACCAGCACACCTGTGGTCGGGGTCAGCGACATCACCGCGCCATCGGCCAGCCCTACCAGCAACTGGCCGTTGTCGGCCACGGCCACAGTCTGGGCTACTGCCGGCAGTGACCACCAACCCGCCGCCCGGCCGTCGGCGATTTTCCACAGTGCAACTGAATCGCGGCTTAACGTCACCGCATATTCTCCATTGGCCGAGATATCTGTGGCGATGACATCATTGGCTTCACTGCCTTGAGCCCACTGATACTTGACCGCGCCTTGTTTGAGATCCCAAAGCTTGATCCCCTCCTGGCTGCTTATCAAAGCGTAGCGGCCATCGGCAGAGAGGCTGGCGCTGTAGCTGGGATCGGCCGCCAGGGATTGGCTGCTATTGGGGCCTGGATGGCAGGCACCAAGGCCAAGCAAAGTAAAACTGAGCGTGCAAATAAGTAGCAATCTGTTTATTGCCATGAACTTATACCGCCTCGACTTGTCATTTTGAGTAAGGGTAAAACGCTGTCGCTTCCATGTAAGGGTTATCGGTTTGTCGGCCGCTTTCCCTTGTTAACCAGTATGGATAATCTGCTTTGTATCTCAAAGTTAACTGGTATAAAGTGAGTCGTCTTACATATTTTGGGTTAATTGTAACCATTTGAAGATCCTGAGGATGCCTTTAATGAAACCGATTTACAAAATTTCACTGGTCGCACTGGCCCTGATCGGCCTTTCCGCCTGTAACCAAGAACAAAAAACAGCGAGTGCCGACAAAGTGGAACTGAGCTCTGTCGAGCAGAAAGAAGCCTATAGCGTGGGCGCCTCTATTGGCCGCTACATGGCCGGCCATATCAAGGAGCAGGAAGAGCTGGGTTTCTCAGTCGATCGTGCTTTGATTGTGACTGGTTTCCAACAGGGGCTGAAAGACGAGCTGCAACTGACTGAAGATGAGATGCAGAAAGTGCTTGAAGGTCTGGACCAGAAGCTGAATGAAAAACGTATGGCCAAGGTCCAGGAGATGGCGGCCAAGTCGATGCAGGAAAGCAAAGCCTATCTGGAACAGAACAAGGCCAAAGAGGGTGTGATCACCACTGAGTCAGGTCTGCAATACGAAGTATTGACTCCAGGCGAGGGTGAGAAGCCGGCCGCCGAAGACGTAGTGACAGTTCACTACCGTGGTACTCTGATCGACGGCACTGAGTTTGACAGCTCCTACTCCCGCGGTGAACCGGCAGAATTTGCCCTGAACCGGGTGATCCCGGGCTGGACCGAAGGGGTTCAGCTGATGCCGGTAGGCGCCAAGTATCGCTTCGTTATCCCATCTGAGCTGGCCTATGGCGAGCGTGATATGGGCACTATTCCTGCCAACTCCACACTCATCTTTGAAGTCGAGTTGCTCAAG contains these protein-coding regions:
- a CDS encoding SlyX family protein; translation: MQAIPDRIEELETKLSFQEATLEELSQEIFELNKVVAEQQFQIQLLISKLKAVEPSNIASQSEETPPPHY
- the fkpA gene encoding FKBP-type peptidyl-prolyl cis-trans isomerase, with the translated sequence MKPIYKISLVALALIGLSACNQEQKTASADKVELSSVEQKEAYSVGASIGRYMAGHIKEQEELGFSVDRALIVTGFQQGLKDELQLTEDEMQKVLEGLDQKLNEKRMAKVQEMAAKSMQESKAYLEQNKAKEGVITTESGLQYEVLTPGEGEKPAAEDVVTVHYRGTLIDGTEFDSSYSRGEPAEFALNRVIPGWTEGVQLMPVGAKYRFVIPSELAYGERDMGTIPANSTLIFEVELLKVKKAEAPVEPTEAEASAK
- a CDS encoding WD40 repeat domain-containing protein is translated as MAINRLLLICTLSFTLLGLGACHPGPNSSQSLAADPSYSASLSADGRYALISSQEGIKLWDLKQGAVKYQWAQGSEANDVIATDISANGEYAVTLSRDSVALWKIADGRAAGWWSLPAVAQTVAVADNGQLLVGLADGAVMSLTPTTGVLVKFLGHSEKVNSVALSADGRLALTGANDATALLWRTQDAQVLRRWQMDSRVLKVALSRSGNLSLVSDSTGNADIWHNDSGKLASSLAIVRRQMNFSAARFIQQEQALLTGTPARELSLWQVDSGKKVANWQVSLPKKPLPQSAVVYSVSESDNGQLQSISSASLLERWSAPTQR